A genome region from Micromonospora peucetia includes the following:
- a CDS encoding Prokaryotic metallothionein, whose protein sequence is MASCEVCGNDYWMAFEVRTVSGDVHTFDCFECAAHRLAPICEHCQVKIVGHGVEVSGRFFCCAHCARAQEGAQGAEIRDTVGARPA, encoded by the coding sequence GTGGCGAGTTGCGAGGTCTGCGGTAACGACTACTGGATGGCGTTCGAGGTGCGAACCGTCAGCGGCGACGTGCACACCTTCGACTGTTTCGAGTGCGCCGCACACAGACTGGCGCCGATCTGCGAGCACTGCCAGGTCAAGATCGTCGGGCACGGGGTGGAGGTGTCCGGTCGGTTCTTCTGCTGCGCGCACTGCGCCCGCGCGCAGGAGGGCGCCCAGGGCGCCGAGATCCGCGACACGGTCGGCGCCCGCCCCGCCTGA
- the hemG gene encoding protoporphyrinogen oxidase, whose amino-acid sequence MGKPWRVAVVGGGIAGLAAAVRLRDRAPAGTEITVYEQSGVLGGKLRTGELAGSAVEFGAESFLMRDPAGGESAAVTLVRRLGLGERIVHPTVGQAALVVDGGLRPIPGGTLVGVPGDLERVATVARPAADADVDAGRPLLGAGDDVSVGALVRARFGDEVVDRLVDPMLGGVYAGRADDLSLTTTMPALARAARVEHTLVGAVRAAQAAAPRAPGAPVFGTLAGGLSTLVEAAAAASGATLRRDAAVRELTPTATGWRLTVGPTRDPEAVDVDAVVLAVPARPAARLLGGPAPQVAEGVGGLDYASVALVTLALPEPELPELSGFLVPSTEGLLIKASTFFTTKWGHLRRSDGLALVRASVGRYGEERQVQRTDEDLAATVHREVSAVLGVPLPAPVAGHVQRWGGSLPQYTPGHADRVAAARAALRASHPTLVLAGAGYDGVGIPVCVRSGETAAEEIITALGGSGT is encoded by the coding sequence ATGGGGAAGCCGTGGCGGGTGGCGGTGGTCGGCGGCGGGATCGCTGGGCTGGCCGCTGCGGTCCGGTTGCGCGACCGGGCCCCCGCCGGCACCGAGATCACCGTGTACGAGCAGTCCGGCGTGCTCGGCGGCAAGCTGCGCACCGGTGAGCTGGCCGGCTCGGCGGTGGAGTTCGGCGCCGAGTCGTTCCTGATGCGCGACCCGGCCGGGGGCGAGTCCGCCGCCGTGACCCTGGTCCGCCGGCTCGGCCTGGGCGAGCGGATCGTGCACCCCACCGTCGGGCAGGCCGCGCTCGTCGTCGACGGCGGGCTGCGCCCGATCCCGGGCGGCACGCTGGTCGGCGTACCCGGGGATCTGGAGCGGGTGGCCACGGTCGCGCGCCCGGCGGCGGACGCCGACGTCGACGCCGGCCGTCCGCTGCTCGGTGCGGGCGACGACGTCTCCGTCGGCGCGCTGGTCCGGGCCCGGTTCGGCGACGAGGTGGTCGACCGGCTGGTCGACCCGATGCTCGGCGGCGTCTACGCGGGCCGGGCCGACGACCTCTCCCTGACGACCACCATGCCCGCGCTGGCCCGGGCCGCCCGGGTGGAGCACACCCTGGTGGGCGCGGTCCGCGCCGCGCAGGCCGCGGCTCCCCGCGCGCCGGGGGCGCCGGTCTTCGGCACCCTGGCCGGCGGGCTCAGCACCCTGGTCGAGGCCGCGGCGGCGGCCAGTGGGGCGACCCTCCGGCGGGACGCGGCGGTACGCGAGCTGACTCCCACCGCGACCGGGTGGCGGCTGACCGTCGGCCCCACCCGCGACCCGGAGGCCGTCGACGTCGACGCCGTGGTGCTGGCCGTGCCGGCCCGTCCGGCGGCCCGGCTGCTCGGCGGCCCGGCCCCGCAGGTGGCTGAGGGCGTCGGCGGGTTGGACTACGCCAGCGTCGCGCTGGTCACCCTGGCGCTGCCCGAGCCGGAGCTGCCGGAGCTGTCCGGTTTCCTGGTGCCGAGCACCGAGGGCCTGCTGATCAAGGCGTCGACCTTCTTCACCACCAAGTGGGGGCACCTGCGCCGGAGCGACGGGCTGGCGCTGGTCCGCGCCTCCGTGGGCCGTTATGGCGAGGAACGGCAGGTGCAGCGCACCGACGAGGACCTGGCGGCCACCGTGCACCGGGAAGTGTCGGCGGTGCTCGGCGTTCCGCTGCCCGCACCGGTCGCCGGCCACGTGCAGCGCTGGGGCGGGTCACTGCCGCAGTACACCCCGGGTCACGCCGACCGGGTGGCCGCCGCGCGGGCGGCCCTGCGGGCGAGCCACCCGACGCTGGTCCTGGCCGGCGCCGGTTACGACGGGGTCGGCATCCCGGTCTGCGTCCGCTCCGGCGAGACGGCGGCCGAGGAGATCATCACAGCACTGGGAGGATCGGGGACATGA
- the msrB gene encoding peptide-methionine (R)-S-oxide reductase MsrB, which yields MSLDESELPQTEEEWRVRLSPEEFRVLREAGTERPWTGEYVDTKTPGTYRCRACGAELYPSDTKFDSHCGWPSFDDAIPGAVKEIEDRSLGMARTEIRCARCDSHLGHVFRGEGFTPKDTRHCVNSVSVRLEPRADA from the coding sequence GTGAGTCTTGACGAGAGTGAACTGCCCCAGACCGAGGAAGAGTGGCGGGTCCGGCTCAGCCCGGAGGAGTTCCGGGTGCTGCGGGAGGCCGGCACCGAGCGCCCGTGGACCGGCGAGTACGTCGACACGAAGACGCCGGGGACCTACCGCTGCCGGGCCTGCGGCGCGGAACTCTATCCCAGCGACACGAAGTTCGACTCGCACTGCGGGTGGCCCAGCTTCGACGACGCCATCCCGGGCGCGGTCAAGGAGATCGAGGACCGCAGCCTCGGCATGGCCCGCACCGAGATCCGCTGCGCCCGGTGCGACAGCCATCTCGGTCACGTCTTCCGGGGCGAGGGCTTCACCCCGAAGGACACCCGGCACTGCGTCAACTCCGTCTCCGTCCGGCTGGAGCCGCGCGCCGACGCCTGA
- a CDS encoding GNAT family N-acetyltransferase, whose protein sequence is MPHRPVPRTASFADLDARTFHDLLRLRIDVFVVEQACPYPEIDGRDVEPGTRHLWLDDGGTPLAYLRILADPDGVARIGRVVVAPRARGGGHAGRLMAAALELVGDHPCVLEAQSHLVNFYARHGFAVSGPGYVEDGIPHTPMRRKGIDRSR, encoded by the coding sequence GTGCCGCATCGCCCCGTGCCGAGGACCGCCTCGTTCGCCGACCTCGACGCCCGCACCTTCCACGACCTGCTCCGGCTCCGGATCGACGTGTTCGTGGTGGAGCAGGCGTGCCCGTACCCGGAAATCGACGGGCGCGACGTCGAGCCGGGCACCCGGCACCTGTGGCTCGACGACGGCGGCACGCCATTGGCGTACCTGCGGATCCTCGCCGACCCGGACGGCGTCGCGCGGATCGGGCGGGTGGTGGTGGCGCCGCGGGCGCGTGGCGGCGGACACGCGGGCCGGCTGATGGCTGCGGCGCTGGAGCTGGTCGGCGACCACCCGTGCGTGCTGGAGGCCCAGTCCCACCTGGTCAACTTCTACGCCCGGCACGGCTTCGCCGTCAGCGGCCCCGGTTACGTCGAGGACGGCATCCCACACACCCCGATGCGCCGGAAGGGCATTGACCGAAGCCGATAA
- a CDS encoding lytic polysaccharide monooxygenase auxiliary activity family 9 protein, whose protein sequence is MSTHLRSSRLAWLLAVVATAVLLLTTTLANPVSAHGSVVDPASRNYGCWQRWGSDFQNPRMATEDPMCWQAWQANPNAMWNWNGLFREGVAGNHQAAIPNGQLCSGGRTEGGRYNALDTVGAWKTSQVSSNFRVRLFDGASHGADYIRVYATKQGFDALTEPLGWDDLELVGQIGNTPASGWKPEPNGVSIEIPANAPGRTGRHVVYTIWQASHLDQSYYLCSDVDFSGGPTTPPPTTPPPTTPPPTTPPPTTPPPTTPPPAGACTATYRVTGQWNGGFQGEVQVSAGGGAIRGWSVTWTYADGQQITSAWNATVTTSGTRVTAGNAAYNGSLGAGASTTFGFVGSFSGNNTVPVPTCTAIV, encoded by the coding sequence ATGTCCACTCATCTTCGATCATCCCGCCTGGCGTGGCTGCTCGCCGTCGTGGCGACCGCCGTACTGCTGCTGACCACGACGCTTGCCAATCCCGTGTCGGCGCACGGCTCCGTGGTGGACCCGGCGTCACGCAACTACGGCTGCTGGCAGCGCTGGGGCAGCGACTTCCAGAATCCCCGGATGGCCACCGAGGACCCGATGTGCTGGCAGGCCTGGCAGGCCAACCCGAACGCCATGTGGAACTGGAACGGCCTGTTCCGCGAGGGCGTCGCCGGCAACCACCAGGCCGCCATCCCGAACGGGCAGCTCTGCTCCGGCGGCCGGACCGAGGGCGGTCGCTACAACGCCCTCGACACGGTCGGCGCCTGGAAGACCTCCCAGGTCTCCAGCAACTTCCGGGTCCGCCTGTTCGACGGAGCCAGTCACGGTGCCGACTACATCCGGGTGTACGCGACAAAGCAGGGCTTCGACGCGCTCACCGAGCCGCTGGGCTGGGACGACCTGGAACTGGTCGGCCAGATCGGCAACACCCCGGCGTCCGGGTGGAAGCCGGAGCCCAACGGCGTGTCCATCGAGATCCCGGCGAACGCGCCGGGGCGGACCGGGCGGCACGTCGTCTACACCATCTGGCAGGCCAGCCACCTGGACCAGTCGTACTACCTGTGCAGCGACGTCGACTTCTCCGGCGGGCCGACCACCCCGCCGCCGACCACCCCACCGCCCACGACTCCCCCGCCCACGACTCCGCCGCCCACCACTCCGCCGCCGACGACTCCCCCGCCGGCCGGGGCCTGCACGGCGACGTACCGGGTGACCGGGCAGTGGAACGGCGGGTTCCAGGGCGAGGTGCAGGTGAGCGCCGGCGGCGGGGCGATCAGGGGCTGGTCCGTGACCTGGACCTACGCCGACGGCCAGCAGATCACCTCGGCGTGGAACGCGACCGTCACCACCAGCGGCACGCGGGTCACCGCGGGCAACGCCGCCTACAACGGGTCACTCGGCGCCGGGGCGAGCACCACGTTCGGCTTCGTCGGCTCGTTCAGCGGCAACAACACCGTGCCGGTGCCCACCTGCACCGCAATCGTCTGA
- a CDS encoding lytic polysaccharide monooxygenase, producing MRRRITIPLVATGAVVSALAVAAPVQAHGYVSGPLSRQALCAQGRVPDCGQIKYEPQSVEGPKGLRSCHAGIAQFAVLNDDSRGWPATSVGSSVTFTWTNTARHATSNWEYFIGGTRVAVVDGGGRQPGATVTHNVNLGSYSGRQKVLAVWNIADTANAFYSCVDLQVGGGGGPSPTPSPTPPAPSPTPTPTASPTNPPAPGGSWTAGRAYQAGDQATYGGLTYRCRQAHTAIPGWEPPNVPALWTQV from the coding sequence ATGCGCCGAAGAATTACGATCCCGCTTGTGGCGACGGGTGCCGTCGTCTCCGCACTGGCCGTCGCGGCGCCCGTCCAGGCCCACGGCTACGTGTCCGGCCCCCTGAGCCGCCAGGCGCTCTGCGCCCAGGGGCGGGTCCCCGACTGCGGGCAGATCAAGTACGAGCCGCAGAGCGTCGAGGGGCCGAAGGGGCTGCGCAGCTGCCACGCGGGGATCGCCCAGTTCGCCGTCCTGAACGACGACAGCCGGGGCTGGCCCGCCACCTCGGTCGGCAGCTCGGTCACCTTCACCTGGACCAACACCGCCCGGCACGCCACCAGCAACTGGGAGTACTTCATCGGCGGCACCCGGGTGGCGGTCGTCGACGGGGGCGGCCGACAGCCCGGGGCCACCGTCACGCACAACGTCAACCTGGGCAGCTACTCGGGCCGGCAGAAGGTCCTCGCCGTGTGGAACATCGCGGACACGGCCAATGCGTTCTATTCCTGCGTCGACCTCCAGGTCGGCGGGGGCGGCGGTCCGTCGCCCACCCCGAGCCCGACGCCGCCGGCCCCGTCGCCCACCCCGACCCCCACCGCCTCGCCGACGAACCCGCCCGCGCCCGGCGGCAGTTGGACGGCGGGCCGGGCCTACCAGGCCGGTGACCAGGCCACCTACGGCGGGCTGACGTACCGCTGCCGGCAGGCGCACACCGCCATCCCCGGCTGGGAGCCGCCCAACGTGCCGGCGCTCTGGACCCAGGTCTGA
- the ligD gene encoding non-homologous end-joining DNA ligase, translating into MGATKAAAEQIEVAGHDVRLTSPDRVIFPQRGFTKADVFHYYLAVGDGIMRALRERPTTLQRFPEGIEGEAFFQKRVPARGVPPWVQTATISFPSGRSAAELCPADLAHVAWAAQMGTIVFHPWPVRAADVDRPDELRIDLDPQPGTDFADAATAAGELRGILDELGVTGWPKTSGGRGVHVYLRIAPRWTFTEVRRATIALARELERRRPELVTTAWWKEQRGARVFVDYNQMARDRTIACAYSLRANARATVSTPVTWDELPEVDPDDFDLRTVPARLAERGDPHAGIDDTEWDITPLLKWADRNDTAGQGDLPYPPDHPKMPGEPKRVQPSKDRDRPR; encoded by the coding sequence ATGGGTGCCACGAAGGCCGCGGCCGAACAGATCGAGGTGGCCGGGCACGACGTCCGGCTGACCAGCCCGGACCGGGTGATCTTCCCGCAGCGCGGCTTCACCAAGGCCGACGTCTTCCACTACTACCTCGCCGTGGGCGACGGCATCATGCGCGCCCTGCGCGAGCGTCCCACCACGTTGCAGCGCTTCCCCGAGGGCATCGAGGGAGAGGCGTTCTTCCAGAAGCGGGTGCCCGCGCGGGGCGTGCCGCCGTGGGTGCAGACCGCCACCATCAGCTTTCCGAGCGGGCGCAGCGCGGCGGAGCTCTGCCCGGCCGACCTGGCCCACGTGGCGTGGGCCGCCCAGATGGGCACCATCGTGTTCCACCCGTGGCCGGTACGCGCCGCCGACGTCGACCGCCCCGACGAGCTGCGCATCGACCTCGACCCACAGCCCGGCACCGACTTCGCCGACGCGGCCACCGCCGCCGGCGAGCTGCGCGGAATCCTCGACGAGCTGGGCGTCACCGGTTGGCCGAAGACCTCCGGCGGTCGTGGCGTGCACGTCTACCTGCGGATCGCGCCGCGCTGGACGTTCACCGAGGTGCGCCGGGCCACCATCGCGTTGGCCCGAGAGCTGGAGCGGCGGCGGCCGGAGCTGGTGACCACCGCCTGGTGGAAGGAACAGCGGGGCGCCCGCGTCTTCGTCGACTACAACCAGATGGCCCGCGACCGCACGATCGCCTGCGCTTACTCGCTGCGGGCCAACGCCCGGGCCACGGTGTCCACCCCGGTCACCTGGGACGAGCTGCCCGAGGTCGACCCGGACGACTTCGACCTGCGTACGGTCCCGGCCCGGTTGGCCGAACGCGGCGACCCGCACGCCGGCATCGACGACACCGAGTGGGACATCACCCCGCTGCTGAAGTGGGCCGACCGGAACGACACCGCCGGCCAGGGCGACCTGCCCTACCCGCCGGACCACCCGAAGATGCCCGGCGAGCCGAAGCGCGTGCAGCCCTCCAAGGACCGCGACCGCCCCCGCTGA
- the hemQ gene encoding hydrogen peroxide-dependent heme synthase, with product MTEQTNAARMRELNDSIRYTMWSVYRATSPLPSLRENVTGEVEALFAELAGKDVVVRGTYDVSGLRADADLMIWWHAASSDDLQDAYLRFRRTTLGRALTPVWSQMALHRPAEFNKSHIPAFLAGEEARPYLCVYPFVRSYEWYLLPDAERRELLTEHGKMARGYPDVRANTVASFALGDYEWMLAFEADELHRIVDLMRDLRGSGARRHVREEVPFYTGRRRSVADIVNCLV from the coding sequence ATGACCGAGCAGACCAACGCGGCCCGGATGCGGGAACTCAACGACAGCATCCGCTACACGATGTGGTCGGTGTACCGGGCCACCAGCCCGCTCCCGTCGCTGCGGGAGAACGTCACCGGCGAGGTCGAGGCGCTCTTCGCCGAGTTGGCCGGTAAGGACGTGGTCGTCCGCGGCACGTACGACGTCTCGGGGCTGCGCGCCGACGCAGACCTGATGATCTGGTGGCACGCCGCCTCCAGCGACGACCTCCAGGACGCGTACCTGCGGTTCCGTCGTACCACCCTGGGTCGGGCGCTCACCCCGGTCTGGTCGCAGATGGCCCTGCACCGGCCGGCGGAGTTCAACAAGAGCCACATCCCGGCGTTCCTCGCCGGCGAGGAGGCGCGCCCGTACCTCTGCGTCTATCCGTTCGTCCGCTCGTACGAGTGGTACCTGCTGCCGGACGCCGAGCGGCGCGAGCTGCTCACCGAGCACGGCAAGATGGCCCGCGGCTACCCGGACGTGCGGGCCAACACGGTCGCCTCGTTCGCGCTCGGCGACTACGAGTGGATGCTCGCGTTCGAGGCCGACGAACTGCACCGAATCGTCGACCTGATGCGTGACCTGCGGGGTTCCGGCGCCCGCCGGCACGTCCGGGAGGAAGTCCCGTTCTACACCGGACGCCGCCGTTCGGTCGCCGACATCGTCAACTGCCTGGTCTGA
- a CDS encoding ABC transporter permease, whose product MTPAVRDALSLGIGETVNLVLSGATVPVVLVGELDEVPSTAGEGMLLDLPAATDWLIRDRGAVRPVAEWWLSTDGGHAEAARAAAELPGTTLLDRREVAERAAGDPYWQGARTGLLAAALGSVLLALVGLIVDVWATARHRLGEFAVLHTLGASPRLLARALLAEQTFLAGIGVGVGLLLGAVVGATMAPLVILTPSAGRPVPEAAFVLPWLPIGLTALGLLLAALAFSAFIALGIRQRVAAAQLRIGGDQ is encoded by the coding sequence ATGACCCCGGCCGTGCGTGACGCGTTGAGCCTGGGGATCGGTGAGACGGTCAACCTCGTGCTGTCCGGCGCGACGGTGCCGGTCGTGCTGGTCGGCGAGCTCGACGAGGTGCCGTCCACGGCCGGCGAGGGCATGCTGCTGGACCTGCCGGCGGCGACGGACTGGCTGATCCGGGACCGGGGCGCCGTCCGTCCGGTCGCGGAGTGGTGGCTGAGCACCGACGGTGGCCACGCCGAGGCGGCCCGCGCGGCGGCCGAACTGCCCGGCACCACGCTGCTCGACCGGCGGGAGGTGGCTGAGCGGGCCGCCGGTGACCCGTACTGGCAGGGGGCCCGCACCGGGCTGCTCGCCGCCGCGCTCGGCTCGGTGCTGCTGGCCCTGGTCGGCCTGATCGTCGACGTCTGGGCGACCGCCCGGCACCGGCTGGGGGAGTTCGCCGTGCTGCACACGCTCGGCGCCAGCCCCCGGCTGCTGGCCCGGGCGCTGCTGGCCGAGCAGACCTTCCTGGCCGGGATCGGCGTCGGCGTCGGGCTGCTGCTGGGCGCCGTGGTCGGCGCGACCATGGCCCCGCTGGTCATTCTCACGCCGTCCGCCGGCCGGCCGGTGCCGGAGGCGGCCTTCGTACTGCCCTGGCTGCCCATCGGCCTCACCGCGCTCGGCCTGCTGCTGGCGGCACTCGCCTTCAGCGCGTTCATCGCCCTCGGCATCCGGCAGCGGGTGGCAGCGGCGCAGCTGCGGATCGGGGGAGACCAGTGA
- a CDS encoding DUF305 domain-containing protein produces the protein MRPLRTVVLLTVLLLVPACTAQTAPASPEPAPPGRAATTGAEMSGLDVVFLAMSAAHIEQTLEMVRLSRDRVTDRKFRTLVAAIEVTETDELATMRGWLRDAGPAAAEAARRHDHGQHGTAAEDMARLRTAPDGEVDGVLLELLAPHQDAAADLARAHQTVGTDPRVRDLAARVERSRTAQVSLMAELASARR, from the coding sequence ATGCGCCCGCTGCGCACGGTCGTCCTGCTCACCGTCCTGCTGCTGGTCCCCGCCTGCACCGCGCAGACCGCCCCGGCGTCGCCCGAGCCTGCGCCGCCGGGGCGGGCGGCGACCACCGGGGCCGAGATGAGCGGCCTGGACGTGGTCTTCCTGGCCATGTCGGCGGCACACATCGAGCAGACGCTGGAGATGGTGCGGCTCAGCCGCGACCGGGTGACCGACCGGAAGTTTCGTACTCTCGTCGCCGCCATCGAGGTCACCGAGACCGACGAACTCGCCACGATGCGCGGCTGGCTGCGGGACGCCGGGCCGGCCGCCGCCGAGGCCGCCCGCCGGCACGACCACGGACAGCACGGGACCGCCGCCGAGGACATGGCACGCCTGCGGACCGCCCCGGACGGAGAGGTCGACGGCGTCCTGCTCGAGCTGCTCGCCCCGCACCAGGACGCGGCGGCCGACCTGGCCCGGGCGCACCAGACGGTCGGCACCGATCCGCGGGTACGCGACCTCGCCGCGCGTGTCGAGCGCTCCCGTACGGCCCAGGTCTCGCTGATGGCCGAGCTGGCGTCGGCCCGGCGGTGA
- a CDS encoding FtsX-like permease family protein: MKLVWRRAREARGLLLAAVVAALVAVALVTGLSDYNRRAVEAGQRALLAGATFEERSLLVSGTAGLDAAEFATRDRAVRDGFAAGLAGTPVTVDAARYGGGRELTGDLGPVVRDGDDPVFASLATLDDLTRHAELTSGAWPTPGASPVQVTLPEKVAGALGMTAGDQVPMLDRRSDEASTMVLVGTWRPLDPADPYWRLAPGVGAGSVADSGTSYGPFGLDPADFVAAYPGSVSASWVVEPDLAAAAGAGRLPEVRKALTVAVAEVPEAAGLGSSGQTVTAVDRLLDRVTRADLVGRSSLATPLLLIMVLGGYALVLVAALLHEDRRSQTALLRARGAARRQLAGLAAREATLVVLPAAVLGPLIAGEALRHVGIGGAAPLTLSSGNTTLVWAVAAATAAGCLVAMVAPTLRGAGTYVADLAARSRPTRAASVQRASLDLVLVGFAVLAWTQLRQYSSAVTGAAGRLGVDPLLVAAPTLGVLAGAVVALRLLPPATRFAERFVDRKPWTATMFGMWQAGRRPHAGPVLLLALAVGGSTLAWSLVTTGERSQADQADHTVGADLRVVERTGVAPDGRSGQLDALPGVDGALPAWRDEIRVGRADLPTTVVSLDAVGAPDVMRLNERLTDEPLPALLDRLTRARGAPVGVELPAGTRSLTGTVRTPVRDAVTPHRIGLWVLLTRADGLAFRLPAGSSGSDGRPAPFTVAVPPGRAPYDCRVSRSTAGARVGRRTAWRCRTCGWSAPTARPDRRRWTASGWPSTARQSRSARRPRAPA; encoded by the coding sequence ATGAAGCTGGTGTGGAGGCGGGCCCGCGAGGCGCGTGGGCTGCTGCTCGCCGCGGTGGTCGCGGCCCTGGTGGCGGTCGCGTTGGTCACCGGACTGTCCGACTACAACCGCCGGGCCGTCGAGGCGGGCCAGCGCGCCCTGCTGGCCGGGGCGACGTTCGAGGAGCGCAGCCTCCTGGTGAGCGGCACGGCCGGCCTGGACGCGGCCGAGTTCGCCACCCGGGACCGGGCGGTCCGCGACGGGTTCGCCGCCGGCCTCGCCGGTACGCCGGTCACCGTCGACGCAGCCCGGTACGGCGGTGGCCGCGAGCTGACCGGTGACCTCGGCCCCGTGGTCCGTGACGGCGACGACCCGGTCTTCGCCAGTCTGGCGACCCTCGACGACCTGACCCGCCACGCCGAACTGACCAGTGGCGCCTGGCCCACCCCGGGAGCCTCCCCGGTGCAGGTCACGTTGCCGGAAAAGGTCGCCGGCGCGCTCGGGATGACCGCCGGCGACCAGGTGCCGATGCTGGACCGCCGGTCCGACGAGGCCAGCACGATGGTGCTCGTCGGGACCTGGCGGCCCCTCGACCCGGCCGACCCGTACTGGCGACTGGCCCCCGGCGTCGGGGCCGGCAGCGTCGCCGACTCCGGGACCTCGTACGGGCCGTTCGGGCTGGACCCGGCGGACTTCGTCGCCGCCTACCCGGGCTCGGTGTCGGCGTCCTGGGTGGTCGAACCGGACCTCGCGGCGGCGGCCGGCGCGGGCCGGCTGCCCGAGGTGCGGAAGGCGCTCACCGTCGCCGTCGCCGAGGTGCCCGAGGCGGCCGGGCTGGGCTCCTCCGGCCAGACCGTCACGGCGGTCGACCGGCTCCTCGACCGCGTCACCCGGGCCGACCTGGTGGGTCGCTCCTCACTGGCCACCCCGCTGCTGCTGATCATGGTGCTCGGCGGGTACGCGTTGGTGCTGGTCGCCGCCCTGCTGCACGAGGACCGGCGGAGCCAGACCGCCCTGCTCCGGGCCCGGGGCGCCGCGCGTCGGCAGTTGGCCGGTCTGGCGGCCCGGGAGGCGACCCTGGTCGTCCTGCCCGCCGCCGTGCTGGGGCCGCTGATCGCCGGCGAGGCGCTGCGGCACGTGGGCATCGGGGGCGCGGCCCCGCTGACGCTCTCCTCCGGTAACACCACGCTGGTCTGGGCGGTCGCCGCCGCCACCGCCGCCGGCTGCCTGGTCGCGATGGTCGCCCCGACGCTGCGGGGTGCGGGCACGTACGTCGCGGACCTGGCGGCCCGGTCCCGTCCCACCCGTGCCGCGAGCGTCCAGCGGGCCAGCCTCGACCTGGTGCTGGTCGGCTTCGCGGTGCTGGCCTGGACCCAGCTGCGCCAGTACTCGTCGGCGGTCACCGGTGCGGCCGGCCGGCTCGGGGTCGACCCGCTGCTGGTCGCCGCGCCGACGCTGGGCGTGCTGGCCGGCGCGGTCGTGGCGCTGCGGCTGCTGCCGCCCGCCACCCGGTTCGCCGAGCGGTTCGTCGACCGCAAGCCATGGACCGCCACCATGTTCGGCATGTGGCAGGCCGGCCGGCGCCCACACGCCGGCCCGGTGCTGCTGCTCGCCCTGGCCGTCGGCGGCAGCACCCTCGCCTGGTCGCTGGTCACCACGGGCGAGCGGTCGCAGGCCGACCAGGCCGACCACACCGTCGGCGCCGACCTGCGGGTGGTCGAGCGGACGGGCGTGGCACCCGACGGCCGGTCCGGTCAGCTCGACGCGCTGCCCGGCGTCGACGGGGCGTTGCCGGCCTGGCGGGACGAGATCCGTGTCGGCCGCGCCGACCTGCCGACCACGGTGGTGAGCCTCGACGCCGTGGGCGCGCCGGACGTGATGCGGCTCAACGAGCGGTTGACCGACGAGCCGCTGCCGGCGCTGTTGGACCGGCTGACCCGGGCGCGCGGCGCGCCGGTCGGCGTGGAACTGCCCGCCGGCACCCGGTCGCTCACCGGTACGGTGCGCACGCCCGTACGCGACGCCGTCACGCCGCACCGGATCGGCCTCTGGGTGCTGCTGACCCGGGCGGACGGGCTGGCCTTCCGCCTTCCGGCGGGCAGCAGCGGCAGCGACGGCCGCCCGGCGCCGTTCACCGTCGCTGTTCCCCCGGGGAGGGCCCCGTACGACTGTCGGGTTTCGAGGTCGACGGCGGGAGCGCGCGTGGGCAGGCGTACCGCGTGGAGGTGTCGGACCTGCGGCTGGTCGGCTCCGACGGCGCGGCCCGACCGGCGTCGTTGGACGGCGAGTGGGTGGCCGTCGACGGCCAGGCAAAGCCGGTCGGCGCGCCGGCCACGGGCGCCGGCCTGA